The Mycolicibacterium fluoranthenivorans genomic interval TCGATCTCTATGTCGACCCGCTGTGCCCCTACAGCGGCAAGATGATCCGGTCGCAGGGATCCGAGATCGGGCGGCGTATCGAAGACGGCTCGCTGCGGGTGAATCTGCGATTCGTGAACTTCCTTGAAAAGTACTCCGCGAGCGGCACTTACGATGCCCGGGCGATCGGCGCGGCTTTCGTGGTGGCGGGGCAGTCCGGGGCGAGTGATGTGACGTGGCGGTTTGTGCAGCAGATCTTTTCGGCTGAGCAGCAGCCGCACGAGGGCGGCGCGACGGATCTGTCGAATGACCAGCTGGCTGGGTTGGCCGCTTCGGTGGGTGCGCCTCCTGGTGCGGTGGATCAGATTCGGGTTGGGGTGTTTTTGGGGTACGACCCGCAGGCGATCGCGGCGTCGAACCTCGCGGTGCTGCACACGTTCCCGGAGCCCGGGGTGCCGACCGTCGTTGTCGGCGGGGAGCCGCTGGATGGGGAGTCGGATTGGTTGGCGCGGGTGCCGGGGTGAGTCGTGATGATGCCGGAGGATGCCTCCGACGCTGAACGGGACTTCGCCATCGAAGTCCTGCGAAAGCTTCTGCTCCGGATCGATGCGCGGCGCGGAGCCGACGTCGACGAGGTGTCCTCACTACCTGCTGGACTTCGAGGAGAACTGGCCGAGCAATTTCTCATGGGAGGTCGGCGAGCCGCCGATATTCGCTAGGTGGGCGACCTTCGCGCCGATTTGCCGACGAATCGGTCAGGGATCCGCGCACAATCGATGGTGGTGCCCTCGGAGCCGTCTTCTTCATGGACAGGCGACCGCGTGGTCCGCGCGTCGGAGCCCGGCGCTACGCGGATCCGCGTTAGCCATCGTGTCGGTTCCCCACGCGACGCCGTCCGGCTACGTCGAAGCAGGAGGATGTCATGAGAAGCGTTGTATTGGTGGCGGTACTGGTCGGCACGGCTATTGCGGTGAGCCCGCTGGCGTCGGCGGAACCGTCGTGGACCATGCCGAACCTGATCGGCAGGGACCTGCAGGGCGCCCAGGATTCGATCCAGTCGTTGACGCACGATGCGGTGTGGTCCACGAGCTCGACGGACCTGACCGGCAGGGGTCGGACGCAGATCAGCGACCGCGACTGGCAGGTGTGCAGCTCGACGCCGCCGCCCGGAGCGAAGTTCACCGCGACCACGAAGGTTGGTTTCGGGGTGGTGCGGTTCGATTCGGAGACATGTCCGTAGGCGGCGGGTCTGCCCGAACAGTGCGCCTTGGTGTTTCCTGTGTGCGATATCCTGCAGATTCTGATGCTGCTAGGTGGGGGCCATGGGGAGCAATCTGGATGTGGATGTCGATGTCGATGTCGGTGGCGTGCGTGCCGCCTCCTCGGCGAGCGCCGAGATCGCAACAACGCTCGCACGCGGCGATGCCACGCCGGAGGTCATGACGTGGCCGAGCCCGTCGCGCAGCGGACACCGGCCGAACTATCGAAGCTGTTCGTGTTTCCGGGGCAAGCCTGGGGCAAGGTGGACATTGCCTACGCCACGATACCGGGCGAGCCGCGGCTGATTGGTCCGCCCGACGAGGTGTGCCACGACGATCCGTTACGGGTCAGCAGCTACGCCGGGGTGTCGAGCAGTGATCAACCCGCCGACCTCGATGCGCTGGTGAAGTACAGCGGAATGCACTCTGACAACGGCAGCGATACACCCGTGCCTGTCGTCTATCGAGAGCATCCGGGTGTCGATTCCTTTGAGCGCATGCGGGCCTGGGGTTCGCTGTGCCAATCGCGCCGATCTGCGGTTCCGCAGGTCTGTAAGTCCAGCGGAGTGAAGCCCCTGTTCGTGGCCCTTGCGGCGACAATCGAGGGTGAGCAGGTGCTGGGGTATCGGCGGTTTGACCCGGTCGAGTTCGGAGGCGGGCACGCCGGCCATCCGTCGTGTGGTGCGACTGCTCGGGCGGCGCGCACTGTGCGCGTAGCCGGGCTGCTGATCCACACAGAATTGGCGGTGGACACGACTGATGGATCACCGGATTGGGCGCCTTCTGCTGCGGCATTGGATGAGCAGGTTGCGCAGGTCATCACGGCTATTCAGCACGCTCAATGAGATGTCGGGGGCCGGGCGTGCCGTCCGCGCTATGAACGTGGGAAGAAGGCGGCGCCAAGCCAAGTAGGCACGCCGAGATGCGCGGCGCCGGGCAAGGCGCGAGCGACAAGTACGGGGAGCCGACGCTGGTCGATGCCGTGCGGAATTCACTTGCAGACGGCCATCCGCTGGCCTTGCTGCAAGCGATGGGAGTGGTGGTGGAAAAGGGAACGCCGTATGTGTTCTCGCGCCTCACACTGGGTGAGTCAAACCCGCTAGGCCTCTCGGTGTTCGTCGATAACCTCTCCGTTGCAACGGATATCGAGCACACCATGGCTTTGGCGGTGCTCACCGAATTGATGGTTGACAACCCCGCGTTGCAGCGGCGATGCCGAGTGGAAGTCGAGTTCCGGGGTGGCCGGTTAGCGGCGTGGATCAGAGATCTCCCGCGCACACGGGTGTATCGCGCTGTCCGGATTGGGCACGCGCTCGGTGATCGCGACCAACTGCTGCTTGATGTTCGGATGGCCGATCATCAAGGGGCTGTCGCAGTCATGATCGACCACCTGGCATTCTCCGACGTCAGCGACCTCGGAGTCACGCGCGAATCATTCGATGCCGCTGTGGCGCACGCCCGCGACCTCGGCGCTCCGGTTGTCGAGATGGACCTCGCCGACGCACGCGCGTGGATCGAGCAGGGGGT includes:
- a CDS encoding DsbA family protein, whose product is MKLPVVLGLVLTLLMLFPGVSSASVAAPSGDVVTIGDPDALGQIDLYVDPLCPYSGKMIRSQGSEIGRRIEDGSLRVNLRFVNFLEKYSASGTYDARAIGAAFVVAGQSGASDVTWRFVQQIFSAEQQPHEGGATDLSNDQLAGLAASVGAPPGAVDQIRVGVFLGYDPQAIAASNLAVLHTFPEPGVPTVVVGGEPLDGESDWLARVPG